Proteins encoded by one window of Blautia faecicola:
- the rfbH gene encoding lipopolysaccharide biosynthesis protein RfbH, which translates to MFEEMTEQQAREQILEMTKEYCEKYHNQKKPYEKGDRIPYASRVYDADEMVNLVDSSLEFWLTSGRFTKEFESEFAKYLGVKYCSLVNSGSSANLLAFMALTSPLLKERQILPGDEVITVAAGFPTTVAPMIQYGAVPVFVDVAIPQYNIDPNLLEQAVSEKTKAVMLAHTLGNPFDLKAVKDFCDRHNLWLIEDNCDALGSRYTIDGESRLTGTIGDIGTSSFYPPHHMTMGEGGAVYTKNPLLHKIVRSFRDWGRDCVCAPGQDNLCGHRFDRQYGELPLGYDHKYVYSHFGYNLKATDMQAAVGCAQLRKFPSFVERRIHNFNYLKEALKGTEDKLILPEACENSEPSWFGFLITCREGVDRNQLVQKIEEKGVQTRMLFAGNLIKHPCFDRMRATGKGYRVAGSLENTDRIMTDTFWIGVYPGMTDAMLDAMADAIKEALV; encoded by the coding sequence ATGTTTGAAGAAATGACAGAACAGCAGGCGAGAGAACAGATTCTGGAGATGACAAAGGAATACTGCGAAAAATATCACAATCAGAAAAAACCGTATGAAAAAGGAGACCGGATCCCGTATGCATCTCGTGTGTACGATGCGGATGAGATGGTAAATCTGGTAGATAGTTCTCTGGAATTCTGGCTGACTTCCGGTCGGTTTACAAAAGAATTTGAATCGGAATTCGCAAAATATCTGGGAGTAAAATACTGTTCTTTAGTAAACTCCGGATCTTCTGCGAATCTGCTGGCGTTTATGGCGCTGACTTCTCCGCTGTTAAAGGAGAGACAGATCCTGCCGGGAGACGAGGTGATCACAGTAGCAGCAGGCTTCCCGACCACCGTAGCACCGATGATCCAGTACGGCGCAGTGCCGGTATTTGTCGATGTGGCGATCCCGCAGTATAACATTGATCCGAACCTTCTGGAACAGGCGGTTTCGGAGAAGACAAAAGCGGTGATGCTGGCACATACCCTGGGTAATCCTTTTGATCTGAAAGCGGTAAAAGATTTCTGTGACCGTCACAATCTGTGGCTGATCGAGGATAACTGCGATGCGCTGGGTTCCCGTTATACGATCGACGGAGAGAGCAGACTGACCGGAACGATCGGAGATATCGGAACCTCCAGCTTTTATCCGCCACATCATATGACAATGGGAGAAGGCGGAGCCGTCTATACAAAGAATCCGCTGCTTCATAAGATCGTGCGTTCTTTCCGTGACTGGGGAAGAGACTGCGTGTGCGCACCGGGACAGGATAACCTGTGTGGTCACCGGTTCGACCGCCAGTATGGAGAACTGCCATTAGGATACGATCATAAATATGTGTACTCTCATTTTGGATACAACCTGAAAGCAACGGATATGCAGGCAGCTGTGGGATGTGCCCAGCTGCGCAAGTTCCCGTCCTTTGTAGAACGCAGAATTCATAACTTTAACTATCTGAAAGAAGCATTAAAAGGAACCGAAGACAAACTGATCCTGCCGGAGGCATGTGAGAATTCTGAACCGAGCTGGTTTGGTTTTCTGATCACCTGCCGGGAAGGTGTGGACAGAAATCAGCTGGTACAAAAGATCGAGGAAAAAGGCGTACAGACCCGTATGCTCTTTGCCGGAAACCTGATCAAACATCCGTGCTTTGACCGGATGCGTGCGACAGGAAAAGGCTACCGTGTGGCAGGAAGTCTGGAAAATACAGACCGGATCATGACAGATACGTTCTGGATCGGTGTGTATCCGGGAATGACAGATGCGATGCTGGATGCCATGGCAGATGCGATCAAAGAAGCGCTTGTATAA
- a CDS encoding phenylacetate--CoA ligase family protein produces MILDEKLRWFGFWLLDALKGKKVRTYYDQIRRAWKEGTSIAETEERIRALIAHAVETTEFYKNYPADSALTDLPVVNKDTFRQNYDRFLSKTYKDVPDNRVMCTSGSTGTPLRMIQNRDKIRHNTAGGIFLGAAAGYYIGMKEAFIRVWVNNVKKSKFQLLQENLIMMDSSRMDAQALEEMFQVIEKKKVKCLVGYSSALGELSNYIQKTGKDCSRCKVRAIIPISETMPEPVRRTLEKQFDCPVRAWYSNEENGIMGLQNEDNEGYRIDTETYYYEILKMDSDEPAEPGELGRIVITDLFNYAFPILRYDNGDTAVATRKEKNGRYKLYLDELYGRRSDLIYDCEGKAVTPYIITNNLWDIEGVKQYRFIQEDVKDYTIWLNGDPQKMNQEEILGRIRPYLGEEARIKVELVDEIPVLASGKRKYIENRCEKYKNQTGFCG; encoded by the coding sequence ATGATACTGGACGAAAAACTCAGATGGTTTGGTTTCTGGCTGCTGGATGCCTTAAAAGGGAAAAAGGTAAGGACATATTATGACCAGATCCGGCGGGCATGGAAAGAAGGAACATCGATCGCAGAAACCGAAGAGCGGATTCGGGCGCTGATTGCCCATGCGGTGGAGACAACCGAATTCTATAAGAACTATCCGGCAGACAGCGCGCTGACAGATTTGCCGGTCGTCAATAAAGATACGTTCCGGCAAAACTATGACCGGTTTCTTTCAAAAACATACAAAGATGTACCGGATAACCGGGTGATGTGTACGAGCGGTTCCACCGGAACGCCGCTTCGGATGATCCAGAACCGGGATAAGATCCGCCACAATACGGCGGGCGGGATTTTCCTGGGAGCGGCAGCCGGATATTATATCGGTATGAAAGAGGCTTTTATCCGTGTGTGGGTCAATAACGTAAAGAAAAGCAAATTTCAGCTGTTACAGGAAAATCTGATCATGATGGACAGCTCCCGGATGGATGCGCAGGCACTCGAGGAGATGTTCCAGGTGATCGAGAAGAAAAAAGTAAAATGTCTGGTCGGCTATTCATCGGCACTGGGGGAACTGAGCAATTATATTCAGAAAACAGGAAAAGATTGTAGCCGCTGCAAGGTGAGAGCGATCATTCCGATTTCTGAGACGATGCCGGAACCGGTGCGCCGGACACTGGAAAAACAGTTTGACTGCCCGGTACGTGCCTGGTATTCCAATGAAGAAAACGGAATTATGGGATTGCAGAATGAAGATAATGAGGGGTACCGGATCGACACAGAAACGTATTATTATGAAATTCTGAAGATGGATTCCGATGAACCGGCAGAGCCGGGAGAACTTGGAAGAATCGTGATCACAGATCTGTTTAATTATGCGTTTCCGATTCTCCGCTACGATAACGGGGATACGGCGGTGGCAACCAGAAAAGAGAAAAACGGCAGATACAAGCTGTATCTGGATGAACTTTACGGACGGCGCAGCGATCTGATCTACGACTGCGAGGGAAAAGCGGTAACGCCGTATATCATCACCAACAATCTGTGGGATATCGAAGGGGTAAAACAGTACCGTTTTATCCAGGAAGATGTGAAGGATTATACGATCTGGTTAAACGGAGATCCGCAGAAGATGAATCAGGAGGAGATCCTCGGACGGATCCGCCCGTATCTGGGGGAAGAAGCCAGAATCAAAGTAGAACTGGTGGACGAGATCCCGGTGCTTGCTTCCGGAAAGCGCAAATACATAGAAAACCGGTGCGAGAAATACAAAAATCAGACCGGTTTCTGCGGATAA
- a CDS encoding lipopolysaccharide biosynthesis protein, which translates to MEKKEQKEQKKRIAANTLYTMGGLIFMNGVLQLIVTPLLNRYMGAKQLGELLYITGLVAIICPSIGQALNTSRLVVRRSYEVTNGDYDWILLLFGVLGSGVALFMSRDSISGIPVGIGVFALFLLTVFRYYGDVEYRLNLNYQRYFIYYLLIGVGYLAGFVIYRITDQWLWIYLVGEAAALGYVAVTGSVFHKFFQRSDHFSVALERGFFLTLSYLITNTTMNMDRLVIKQILGNEQVTIYYVVSLIGKTLVLLIAPINTIVISYLTKRKELLNRNQFGKAVLVGGGVAGVFFLGCQVGTPLFVWLFYHDLFPSIKGLVTVVNLAQVLGLFSAFLFILVLTFTDEKWQLWIQLAHFVILLTTSVLAAKNYGMIGFAWACLGANTLRVVAVIALGIWKAKPEKKEGE; encoded by the coding sequence GTGGAAAAGAAAGAACAGAAAGAACAGAAAAAACGGATCGCTGCTAACACCCTGTATACGATGGGCGGGCTGATCTTTATGAACGGCGTTTTGCAGCTGATCGTCACGCCGCTGCTCAACCGCTATATGGGAGCAAAGCAGCTGGGAGAACTTTTGTATATTACAGGACTGGTGGCGATCATCTGTCCGTCCATCGGGCAGGCGTTGAATACGAGCCGTCTGGTGGTGCGAAGATCATATGAGGTAACCAATGGAGACTACGACTGGATCCTGTTGCTGTTCGGTGTACTGGGAAGCGGTGTGGCACTTTTTATGTCAAGGGATAGTATCAGCGGGATCCCTGTGGGAATCGGGGTATTTGCCCTGTTTCTGCTGACGGTTTTCCGGTACTACGGGGATGTGGAATACCGGCTGAATCTGAATTATCAGAGGTATTTTATTTATTATCTGCTGATCGGTGTCGGATATCTTGCGGGATTTGTGATTTACCGTATCACGGATCAGTGGCTGTGGATCTATCTGGTCGGTGAGGCGGCTGCACTCGGTTATGTGGCAGTTACCGGATCCGTATTTCATAAGTTTTTTCAGCGGAGTGACCATTTTTCCGTGGCGCTGGAGCGCGGATTTTTCCTGACGCTGTCGTATCTGATCACGAATACCACGATGAACATGGACCGTCTGGTGATCAAGCAGATCCTCGGAAACGAACAGGTGACGATCTACTATGTGGTTTCCCTGATCGGAAAGACTCTGGTGCTTCTGATCGCACCGATCAACACGATCGTGATCTCCTATCTGACCAAACGCAAGGAACTGTTAAACCGGAATCAGTTTGGAAAGGCAGTGCTTGTAGGAGGCGGTGTGGCAGGTGTCTTTTTCCTGGGCTGTCAGGTGGGAACACCGCTGTTTGTCTGGCTGTTTTACCATGACCTGTTTCCGTCCATCAAAGGACTGGTCACGGTGGTCAATCTGGCACAGGTGCTGGGATTGTTTTCCGCATTTTTATTTATACTTGTTTTAACATTTACGGATGAAAAATGGCAGCTGTGGATACAGCTTGCACATTTTGTGATTCTGCTGACCACATCGGTGCTGGCAGCAAAAAATTATGGGATGATCGGATTTGCCTGGGCATGCCTGGGAGCAAATACGCTTCGGGTTGTGGCAGTGATCGCACTGGGGATCTGGAAGGCAAAACCGGAGAAGAAAGAAGGAGAATGA